A single genomic interval of Helianthus annuus cultivar XRQ/B chromosome 13, HanXRQr2.0-SUNRISE, whole genome shotgun sequence harbors:
- the LOC110898938 gene encoding F-box/LRR-repeat protein At4g14103 isoform X1 produces MDQRTDLYVCGEVMSDTGQTRYVIQDTGRDSDGDISQLPDCILHHILSFIPTKDVVKTAILSKKWNNVWTSVLNLDFDDALLYANEADTRDPPDETCFINFVERVLSLRDASNIKNFRLSCRVFFNASCINSWISSAIMHNVQTLDLCLFVDDSFVLPSSVFRSQTLTSLKLEMNCVLEFPTVIHLPYLKTLHLSLVTFVNDGSTQKLFSGCPVLEELTLVDCEWLNLKSITITSSTLKRLTIDDLPYFGPPDGPKDCKIKIHTSNLVYLKYTGYPSNDIFVCDVSSLVKAYISVLIPHEKQKEVASHVVNLLKGLSKVAFLNVSDHTIESLVFAGNMLVDLPVFKNLTRLDLTMEIGESTIEALMKFLNCCPNLQCLYFSEGFNHDVCFVDNDLIRSSLPKCISSCLKMLTFKNFDGNDSEICFLKCILRHASVLKKMNILCCESLFGDPNRLNAVKKALQTVSKGSKSSVVMFS; encoded by the exons ATGGATCAAAGAACTGATCTTTATGTTTGCG GTGAAGTTATGAGCGACACAGGTCAAACAAGATATGTGATTCAAGATACGGGTCGTGATAGCGACGGCGATATAAGCCAACTGCCGGATTGTATTCTTCATCATATTCTCTCATTTATTCCCACCAAAGACGTTGTGAAAACCGCCATACTTTCAAAAAAATGGAACAACGTTTGGACTTCCGTTTTGAACCTAGATTTTGACGACGCATTGTTGTACGCTAACGAGGCAGACACTCGGGACCCACCTGACGAAACTTGCTTCATAAACTTTGTAGAACGCGTTCTCTCGTTACGTGATGCATCAAACATCAAGAACTTTCGTTTATCATGTCGCGTTTTCTTTAACGCCTCCTGCATAAATTCGTGGATTTCTTCCGCTATCATGCATAATGTCCAGACGCTCGATCTCTGTCTCTTTGTCGATGATTCGTTTGTGCTCCCGAGCTCCGTGTTTCGTAGTCAAACGTTGACCAGTTTGAAACTAGAAATGAATTGTGTTCTTGAATTCCCGACTGTCATCCATCTCCCATATTTGAAAACCTTGCATTTATCTCTCGTTACATTCGTGAACGACGGCTCAACACAAAAGCTTTTCTCAGGATGCCCGGTTCTCGAAGAGTTGACTTTGGTTGACTGTGAGTGGTTGAACTTGAAGAGCATCACAATCACAAGTTCCACGTTAAAACGATTAACGATCGATGACCTACCGTACTTTGGGCCACCTGACGGGCCTAAAGATTGTAAGATCAAGATTCACACATCAAATCTCGTATACTTGAAGTATACCGGCTATCCGTCAAACGATATCTTCGTGTGTGACGTATCTTCTTTGGTTAAAGCGTACATTAGCGTTCTGATCCCGCATGAAAAGCAGAAAGAAGTTGCTTCTCATGTCGTTAATCTGCTTAAAGGGTTGAGTAAAGTTGCGTTTTTGAATGTATCGGATCATACTATCGAG tctCTTGTATTTGCAGGAAACATGCTGGTTGATCTTCCAGTTTTCAAGAACTTGACTCGTTTAGATTTGACCATGGAAATTGGAGAGTCAACCATTGAAGCGTTGATGAAATTTCTCAACTGCTGCCCAAATCTACAGTGTTTATATTTCTCCGAG GGATTCAATCATGATGTATGCTTTGTTGATAACGATTTGATTCGTTCATCACTACCTAAATGCATTTCATCCTGCCTCAAAATGTTGACGTTCAAGAACTTTGACGGGAATGATTCAGAAATATGTTTTCTCAAATGCATTTTGCGGCATGCGTCTGTCCTCAAGAAGATGAATATCTTGTGTTGTGAGAGTTTATTTGGAGATCCAAACAGGCTAAACGCGGTCAAGAAGGCGTTACAAACGGTTTCAAAAGGCTCTAAGTCCTCTGTTGTCATGTTCTCATGA
- the LOC110898938 gene encoding F-box/LRR-repeat protein At4g14103 isoform X2, translating to MSDTGQTRYVIQDTGRDSDGDISQLPDCILHHILSFIPTKDVVKTAILSKKWNNVWTSVLNLDFDDALLYANEADTRDPPDETCFINFVERVLSLRDASNIKNFRLSCRVFFNASCINSWISSAIMHNVQTLDLCLFVDDSFVLPSSVFRSQTLTSLKLEMNCVLEFPTVIHLPYLKTLHLSLVTFVNDGSTQKLFSGCPVLEELTLVDCEWLNLKSITITSSTLKRLTIDDLPYFGPPDGPKDCKIKIHTSNLVYLKYTGYPSNDIFVCDVSSLVKAYISVLIPHEKQKEVASHVVNLLKGLSKVAFLNVSDHTIESLVFAGNMLVDLPVFKNLTRLDLTMEIGESTIEALMKFLNCCPNLQCLYFSEGFNHDVCFVDNDLIRSSLPKCISSCLKMLTFKNFDGNDSEICFLKCILRHASVLKKMNILCCESLFGDPNRLNAVKKALQTVSKGSKSSVVMFS from the exons ATGAGCGACACAGGTCAAACAAGATATGTGATTCAAGATACGGGTCGTGATAGCGACGGCGATATAAGCCAACTGCCGGATTGTATTCTTCATCATATTCTCTCATTTATTCCCACCAAAGACGTTGTGAAAACCGCCATACTTTCAAAAAAATGGAACAACGTTTGGACTTCCGTTTTGAACCTAGATTTTGACGACGCATTGTTGTACGCTAACGAGGCAGACACTCGGGACCCACCTGACGAAACTTGCTTCATAAACTTTGTAGAACGCGTTCTCTCGTTACGTGATGCATCAAACATCAAGAACTTTCGTTTATCATGTCGCGTTTTCTTTAACGCCTCCTGCATAAATTCGTGGATTTCTTCCGCTATCATGCATAATGTCCAGACGCTCGATCTCTGTCTCTTTGTCGATGATTCGTTTGTGCTCCCGAGCTCCGTGTTTCGTAGTCAAACGTTGACCAGTTTGAAACTAGAAATGAATTGTGTTCTTGAATTCCCGACTGTCATCCATCTCCCATATTTGAAAACCTTGCATTTATCTCTCGTTACATTCGTGAACGACGGCTCAACACAAAAGCTTTTCTCAGGATGCCCGGTTCTCGAAGAGTTGACTTTGGTTGACTGTGAGTGGTTGAACTTGAAGAGCATCACAATCACAAGTTCCACGTTAAAACGATTAACGATCGATGACCTACCGTACTTTGGGCCACCTGACGGGCCTAAAGATTGTAAGATCAAGATTCACACATCAAATCTCGTATACTTGAAGTATACCGGCTATCCGTCAAACGATATCTTCGTGTGTGACGTATCTTCTTTGGTTAAAGCGTACATTAGCGTTCTGATCCCGCATGAAAAGCAGAAAGAAGTTGCTTCTCATGTCGTTAATCTGCTTAAAGGGTTGAGTAAAGTTGCGTTTTTGAATGTATCGGATCATACTATCGAG tctCTTGTATTTGCAGGAAACATGCTGGTTGATCTTCCAGTTTTCAAGAACTTGACTCGTTTAGATTTGACCATGGAAATTGGAGAGTCAACCATTGAAGCGTTGATGAAATTTCTCAACTGCTGCCCAAATCTACAGTGTTTATATTTCTCCGAG GGATTCAATCATGATGTATGCTTTGTTGATAACGATTTGATTCGTTCATCACTACCTAAATGCATTTCATCCTGCCTCAAAATGTTGACGTTCAAGAACTTTGACGGGAATGATTCAGAAATATGTTTTCTCAAATGCATTTTGCGGCATGCGTCTGTCCTCAAGAAGATGAATATCTTGTGTTGTGAGAGTTTATTTGGAGATCCAAACAGGCTAAACGCGGTCAAGAAGGCGTTACAAACGGTTTCAAAAGGCTCTAAGTCCTCTGTTGTCATGTTCTCATGA